Genomic DNA from Peribacillus simplex:
TTTGAATATCCGACCATCATAATTAAACATCATCATTCCCCCATATGAATTAATAAGGATAATGATACCAAATTAATTAAAAAAAGAATATTGAAAAATCTTATTGGATTTTAATTCTATGTTGATGGAAATGACACAAAAAATACATAATATTCCCCATTGAATTCCACTATTATAGTGTGGTTAGATTATGGAAGATGTTACTTATGGAATGAACAATCCCCAAGTTGAAACGTCTAATTAAACTGGAAGATGTTGGTGAGGTGCTCAAGTGAAAGAAATACTTCTGATTCTACTATTACAACTTATTTATGTTCCGATTTACACGTTGCGAACCATTTTCTTAGTAAAAAATATTACCATACTTGCCTCGATACTTGGTATAGCAGAAATGTTAATATACGTTTTTGGTTTATCCCTAGTATTTGGCGGTGACCAAAGCATACTCGCCATGGTTGTATATGCAGTCGGTTTTGGAATCGGAATAATTTTTGGTACGAAAATTGAGCAAAAACTTGCCATCGGTTTTATTAATGTAACCGTTAATACTCAAACCAAAAATGAACATTTAGTAGATACACTGAGAAACAACGGATTTGGTGTAACTCTTTATACGGGCGAGGGCAGGGATAGCAACCGTTATCGTATGGAAATTTTGACAAAACGCAATCGTGAACAAGAATTGATAGCAACCGTTGAAAAGTTTGAACCTAAGGCTTTCATCATTTCATATGAACCACGTTATTTTAAAGGTGGGTTTTTATTGGACCGGTTGAAAAATAAAGCAAGCTGAATGAAATGCAAAAGCCCATCACTTCAAGATGGGCTTTTGCATTATTTCGTTTTTGATTTTCTGATTTTCACTGCCCTCGTTACCGGTTGTTTTTTAATCCACTTTAAGTATTTTTTTAATGCTTCATCATCTTTCAGCAATAGCACGGTATACAGGCGGATGGCCAGCTCTCGGTTTGAATACAGGGCGTGAATCTGTTTATGACATGTTTTACAGAGATAGGCAATTGGTAAGTGGCTGCCGCCTAATTCTCTAGGTGTTAAATGATGGATTGTCAGTTCTATCCCGTTCCTGTCACAAAGCTCACAAGTACCTTCCATCTCATTACCCGTCCATTATGGCTTTACGGATTTTCCTTCTTCTACAATATGAAACATCAAATGGGCAAGATGGTGGATAGGTCCATACTCTTCATTGTCATCATCTTCTTCATCCTCCACTTCCGCTTCATCCATTCCTTGTAAATAAAGTGCCATGAACTCATAAAAATCATTTTTCGTAAAGGAGTAACAATCACTTGGATCCTGATTATCTTCTTCATACTGTAAAACTAGATGAGATAAATCTCCTTCATCATCTTCAGCATCAAAAAAAACGAAATACCCAATATTTGTATCCAGTTCAAATAATCTGCGAAAGCCGCGTGATGTTGATTTTTCAAACTCAGCCGACGTCAATTTTTGCACTTGCATGCTGTCTACATTATCTTCCTGATGAAAGCCCACGATAAATGTGTTCATAATCTAACCTCCTGTTGAATATGGATAACCATTAGTATCCCCACTTAACAGAATTTATTCGATTTAGAGGTTTGTTTCCAAGACAACCGGACAATGATCGCTTCCCATGACATCGCAGTGAATGTTAGCCTCTATTAAAGAATCCGCCATACGTTTTGAAACAATGAAATAATCGATTCTCCACCCGATATTCCGCTCTCTCACTTTAGCCATATATGACCACCAACTATAGGCATCTTCGCGGTCCGGATAAAAATGGCGAAAAGTATCGATAAACCCTGCATCAAGTAGTTCAGTCATCTTTCCACGCTCTTCATTAGTGAAACCGGAATTCCCAATATTGGTTTTTGGGTTTTTTAAATCGATTTCAGAATGTGCGACATTAAGGTCCCCACAGTAGACAACCGGCTTCACCAAGTCTAGTTCCTTAAGATAATTTATCATCTCATCTTCCCATTCGAGACGGTAATTCAGCCTGGATAAATCCCTTTTTGCATTGGGGGTATATACATTCACCATATAAAATTTCTCGAATTCCAGTGTTATGATCCTGCCTTCCGGCTCCTCGTCCAGCTCCCCTACACCATATTTCACGGAAAGCGGTTTTTCCTTCGTGAAAATGGCTGTACCGGAATATCCTTTTTTCAATGCATAATTCCAATATTGATGGTAACCTTCCAACTCAAGTGAAATCTGCCCTTCTTGTAGCTTAGTTTCTTGAAGGCAAAAAATATCTGCATCCACATCTTTAAAGTAATCTAAAAATCCTTTTTTTACACAAGCCCTTATTCCATTCACATTCCAGGAAACCAATTTCATATTTTCTTTAATTCTCCTTATGGCCAATTAATTTCTTTACATTTCAACTATACTATTTATCTGCTTTTTTTCCCATTAGAGTACATTCGAAAATAATCTGGCAAATGATTCTTTTGAACGTTCCATCAAACCACGCTTGTTATACCCGATAGAATCTAGTTTGTCACTATCCATCATATCCTCTTTGTAATGAATGATGAGATCTTCAATGGAACGGCTGTCCATAAGAAAGACATTGACTTCAAAATTCAGATGAAAACTTCTCATATCCATATTTGCCGTTCCTATGGAAGCCATATCACCATCAACGATAATCAGTTTCTGATGTAGAAAACCCTTTTTATACAAGTATACCTCTACACCGAATTGTAGCAGCTCCCCGAAATAAGAGCGACTGCCATATTGGGTTAAAAACCCATCATTTACTGCCGGAACCATAAGCCTAACTTGTATCCCCTTAATTGCGGCATGTTTAATGGCTGCTCTAATCGCTTGATTGGGTACGAAGTATGGACTTGCAATCCAGATTGATTCAGTCGCGTTTGTGATAAGTGAATAGTAAAAATCACTCATGATTCCCTGCTGTGTATCAGGTCCGCTTGCTACCACCTGAACAGCTCCATCTCCTTGTTCCACTTTATTCTTGAATTCTGGACGTTCTTGCAATACATCTTCCCCACTGACATATTCCCAATCCAAAAGGAAAACAGTATGAAGCATAAATACCGCTTCACCTTTAAGTACCATATGTGTATCTCTCCAAAAACCAATGTTTTTATTTCGGCCTAAATATTCCTCTCCTACGTTTAAACCTCCAACAAAGCCAACTTCCCCATCTATGATGATGATTTTCCGGTGATTCCTAAAATTAAACTTTTGATTGAAAAATCCGTGTTTCAAAGGGGAAAATGGATATGCTTTTATCCCGGCATGTTTCATCCGTTTAACTTCATTATTTGAAAGGCTTAAACTTCCGGCCGCATCAAAAATGAATAAAACTTCCACACCATTTTTTGCTTTTTCAATAAGGATATCTATAATTTCAGTGCCAAGCCTGTCGGAACGAAAAATATAATATTCAATATGAATGAATTTCTCAGCTTTTTTTAACTGTTTTATGATTTCTGAGAACGTTTCGTTACCATTTTTCAATACTTCCGTATGCGATGATGTACTAATGATGGTCTCAGAAGCATTTTTGGCAAAAGCTGCGAATGATTGCTGATGATTATTCAAGAACGATAAATCTGGAGATGAGACCTGTGTGACAAGACTCTTCCATTCTTCACGATCTTTTTTCCTTTTACTTCGAAATAAATACCCCTTTAAATAGAGCTGACCTGAGAATAGATAAAATACATATCCAAATACCGGGAAAAACAAAAGCACATACATCCATAAAAGGGTCTCATGGGCAAATCTATTTTCAAGCATAAGTGAAAATATGGTAATAAACATGACCAAAATATATAATCCAATAAAAAATAGCTTCACGTCGAAGCCAACTTGAGTGAACAGGATTATATAGACTGAAGCAATTAAAATAAATAAAAATACAAATTCCATTCTTCTTCTTTTCATCTTTTCATTCTCCTACACAGCAATATTATATATATATCTATACATATACCCATATTTGATGGTAAAAGAAACAAAACACTTACGAAAATAATATTCGCAAGTGCTTTGTGTATTACCTATCCAATTATCACTTCATTACAGGAATCAAACTTTCATACAGCTTAATATACTTTAAGGAAGATGATGTCCAACTGAAGTCTAACTTCATTGCACTTTCTGCCATTTTCCGCCATCTTTTCGGCTGGAATTTGTACAGACCAACAGATTGCTCAATTGTATGAAGCATATCGTGTGCATTATAATTCATAAAACTGAAGCCATTGCCTTCACCAGTAAATTGATTATACGGTATCACCGTATCCCGAAGTCCGCCAGTTTCCCTCACCAAAGGCAGAGTCCCATAACGCAACGCCAAAAGCTGGCCGATACCACATGGTTCGAATTGTGATGGCATCAGGAATAAATCAGAACCTGCATATATCCGCCTTGCTAAACCCTCATCAAAATATGTATTGACTGAAACCTGATTTGGATATTGGTCAGCTAAATGGCGAAATGCCGATTCATATTGCTCATCACCCGTACCTAAAAGAATGAATTGAACTCCCTGGTTCATCATTTCATGAAAAACATGGAGAATAAGATCAATTCCTTTTTGATCAACAAGCCTGGTTACCATGGATAGAACCGGGACCCGATCATTTACAGGAAGATCCAGCGATTCCTGTAAATGACGTTTATTCTCCATCTTACCCTCATAGGAATCGAATGGAACAGCAAGATGTTCATCTGCAGCCGGATTATATTCCTCATAATCAATTCCGTTGATAATCCCTTTAAGGTCACCATTTCTCTTGCGTAAAAACCCATCCAAATTTTCCCCGAAATAAGGACTTTGAATTTCTTCCGCATAACTTGGGCTTACAGTTGTGACAATGTTAGAAAAAGCTAGGCCGGCTTTCAAATAACTTACATTTCCATGAAATTCAAGACCATCGATATTAAAATATAACTCACTCAAATCGAGTAATTCAGCTAAAACAGCTTTAGGATAAACTCCTTGATAGCGTAAATTATGTATAGTAAATATCGTTTTAATATCCTTATAGAATGGATGGTTACTATAATGAGCTTTCAGCAAAACGCTGACAAGGCCCGTTTGCCAATCATGACAGTGTATGACATCCGGCTTTTCTTCTAGATAGGGTAAAGCCTCTAAAATTGCACGGGAAAAGAAGGCGAACCTTTCGCCATCGTCAAAGAATCCATAACTACCGTGTCTTTTGAAATAATATTCATTATCCAGAAAATAATATGTAATTCCATTAGCAACAAGTTTTTCGATGCCACAGAATTGCTGGCGCCAACCAACAGGAACTTCAATACTCGTCATATGTTCCAATTCCTGTTTGAATTGGTTAGGAAGATCCCCATATTTAGGAAGGATGACACTTACATGGACTCCTTGTTTTTTCAGCGCTTTCGGGAGCGCGCCTATAACGTCTCCGAGCCCTCCCGTTTTTATAAAAGGGGCGCATTCTGAAGCAGCAAATACAACATTCATTGCCGCACCTCCTCTATTAAATTACTTCCGCTTTTTTTATTACAGTAGGCTGTTTTAAACCAATAACTGATTTTTCACTAGTAATTCTCACTTCTTTATCAGTTATGACATTTTCAACGATGGCCCCTTCTTCAATCACGCCTTTTTGCATGATGATGCTATTTTTTATAATCGCACCTTTTTTCACCTTTACCCCACGGAATAGTATACTGTTTTCGACAGTCCCTTCAATATCACAACCATTGGCTATCAATGAATTGGTAACCTTCGAAGAACTTGAATATTTGGTTGGTGCCTCATGTTTGATTTTTGTATAAACATCCCAAGTATCCCCGAAGAAAGAACGGATTACCGAAGGGTTCAGGAAATTCATATTACTGGAATGAAAGCTTTCAATGGAATGGATGAATGGCATATCTCCAGTAAAATTATACCCTTTGACTGTAAAACGATGGAGATTTGCCTTTACAGCGTCTTTCAAAAAGTCATATTCCCCACTGGCAACACAGCTTTTGATCAAGTTCACCAATAGCGTTTTACTTATGATGAAGGTTTCTAGACAAACATGGTCACCAGGTCTAGGGATTGTATAAAAGCTAATGTCAGTAATGTCTTCATCCGAATCTACCGAGCAAGTGTGATAGATTGGTTTTTCAATCATTTCCCCCACATAATCCTTATATACGACCGTGATATCCGCTTTTTGCTTTTTGTGATAATCAAGCACTTCATTAAAATCCAATTTGCATACATGGCTTCCAGGGGAAATGATGACAGTATCTGCCTCTGCACGTTCGAAAAATTTAAGATGATCATAAAATTGTTTCATATCTCCCGTTACCGTTTCATCCGGATGGATAGGGGGCAAGATGTATAAGCCTCCTGAACGCCGAGCCAAGTTCCATTCTTTACCTGAGCCAAGATGATCCATAACAGAAAGATACTTTTCTTTTGGAAAAACGGCTACTTTTGATACGTCTGCATTAATGAGATTCGACATCGTAAAGTCAATCAAACGGTAGCGTCCACCAAATGGCACAGATGCTACATTTCGGTGAGCAGTCAGATCTTTTAAATGTTGTCTTTCATTGATTAAGTTAATAATACCCAACACATTTTCCATAGCATCTTCCCCTTTTTCTAGTTAAGAGTGAGTGATCTTTTTTTTGTTTGGATTGATAATGGTCTGATTTTCACCAATTAAGGTAATATCGGATGTAATCGATGAATTGCCAACTATGGCACCATCTTCTATAACACAATTGCTTGCTATGATGCTTCTTTCTATATGGACGTTTTCTCCAATCGTGACATTCGGCATGATGACTGAATCTTTTATGGTTGACCCATAGCCCACCTGTACATTATAGGATAAAACCGAATGTTCAATTTTCCCATGTATCATGCAGCCTTCATTGATAAGCGACTGACTGACCTCGGCATCCGGCGATATATATTGCGGCGGATGATTTGCATTGCGGGCAAAAATTTTCCATTGCTGATCATCCAACTGGAAATTTGGCGTATCCTCCAATAAGTCCATATGTGCCTGCCAAAGGCTTTCGACCGTTCCGACATCTTTCCAATAATCATTAAAACGATAGGCATATAGCTTTTTTCGGTCTTCAAGCATCTTTGGAATGATGTTGCTGCCGAAATCATTGGAAGAATTTTCATCCTTTTCATCATTTATTAAATACCGTCTTAGGGTTTTCCACTTGAAAAGATAGACTCCCATTGAAGCAAGATTACTCTTTGGATACTTTGGTTTTTCATCAAATTGAGTGATTTTATCATCATCATTGGTATTCATGATCCCGAAACGACTTGCTTCCTGCCACGGCACTTGAATGACGGCTATGGTTGCCTCTGCATTTTTTTCGATGTGATAATCCAGCATCTTACTGTAATCCATCTTATAAATATGGTCACCAGAGAGAATCAGTACATGTTCCGGATCATAGTTATCAATGTATTGGATATTTTGATAAACAGCGTTTGCCGTCCCTTTATACCATTCACCGCCTTCTTTCCCTTGGTAAGGGGGAAGTACGGAAACTCCGCCTACATCTAGATCTAGGTCCCATGCTTTGCCATTACCAACATAATCATTTAGAATCAATGGCTGGTATTGGGTCAGTACCCCAACCGTATCAATACCAGAATGAGTGCAGTTACTTAATGGAAAATCGATGATTCTATATTTACCGCCAAAGGGTACAGCTGGTTTTGCCAAACCGATTGTCAATTCACCTAACCTTGAACCCTGGCCTCCTGCCAATAACATTGCTATCCATTTTTTCGCTCCCATTATTCGTTCACTCTCCCCCGTCTTTTTTTTGTTTGCTTCATAAAAATAGAAATGCCTAATGGAGGTACTGTTATTTCAATGCTGAATGGTTGATTATGATATGGTTCCTTTTTGACATTAATGGGTTTTTCATTGATCTGACCCGATCCTCCGAAAGCAGCTGAATCACTGCTGAAGACCTCTATATATTTACCTTGGGATGGTACGCCTATTTGATATTGAGCATGTGCCTGCGCAGAAAAATTACAGACAACAATGCAATAATCGCCTTTGCGTTTACCTTTTCTCATAAAGGTAATGATACTCTGTTTACTATTGTTCGGATCTATCCACTCAAATCCCTCCTGGACATGATCCAGTCTCCAAAGGGAGGATGATTGCCTATAAAAATCCTGAAGGGTACGGAAGTAATAGGCAAGCTTTTCATGGGATTCATATTCCAAAAGAAGCCAATCCAATTGATCCTCATCTTTCCATTCTATGAACTGGCCAAATTCACCGCCCATAAATAGAAGCTTCTTTCCTGGATGTGTCATGAAATACCCAAATAGTAACCGTAAATTAGCGAATTTCTGCCAATAATCACCTGGCATCTTATTCAATAAAGACTTCTTTCCATGAACTACTTCATCATGTGAAAAGGGCAAGACGAAATTTTCTGAAAAAGCATAGAAAAATGAAAATGTTAAGAGACTATGATGATTTGGCCTTTCCCCCGTTTCAAGTTTCATATAACGAAGGATATCGTTAGTCCATCCCATATTCCATTTGTAATTAAAGCCCAGGCCGCCTATATCGGTAGGAGATGTTACAAGTGGCCGGTCTGTTGCTTCTTCAGCCATCATTAATGCATTGGGATATTTCTTGAAAACCACTTCGTTAAGTTTTTGCAAAAATTGTATGGCTTCCAGGTTTTCCTCACCGCCAAACTGGTTTTTCAGCTTGACCGGCAATGGATTATCATGATTTAGGTAAACCATTGATGATACCGCATCGACTCGGATTCCATCAATATGGTATACATCCATCCAAAACATTACATTTGATATAAGGAAACTGATTACTTCCGGTTTGGTAAAATCAAAGTTGTATGTCCCCCATAACGGGCGATCTGCCCTAGTATAATCAATTGGTTCATAGAGAGGCGTACCATCGAAACGGGAAAGTCCATGCGCGTCTTTACAAAAATGGGCGGGAACCCAGTCAAGAATTACACCTATGCCCTTTTGGTGGCAAAGGTTAATTAAATATTTAAAATCTTCCGGCGAGCCGTAACGACTGGTTACAGAATAATAGCCCGTGACCTGGTATCCCCACGATTTATCAAATGGGTGTTCCATTATGGCCATGATTTCAATATGTGTAAAACTATTATCAATCACATAATCAACCAATCTATCAGCCAATTCACGGTACGAATAAAATTCGCCATCTTCTTTCTGTTTCCATGTACCGGGGTGCACTTCATAAATGGACATGGGTTTATGATAAATATTTTCCTTTTTCCTATCGGCTATCCACTTCGAATCTTGCCATTCAAAATTATCCAGACTTTTAATGACCGAGGCTGTATTGGGTCTGACTTCCGAATAAAAGGCATATGGATCGGCTTTTAGGATTCGTTTATTTCCAGGTGTATGTATTTCGTATTTATAGAGTTCCCCTTCATGTAGTCCTGGTACGAATAACACCCAGATACCTGATCGCTCGATCCGTTTCATCGCATGATCTTTTCCGTTCCAATTATTAAAATTACCGACTACTGAAACTTGCTTGGCATGGGGGGCCCAAACGGCGAAGCGTACTCCTTCTTTACCTAATGATGTTACAATGTGTGCCCCAAGCATTTTATAGCTTTCATAAAGGGTGCCTTCATGAAACAAATACAAATCGAAATCGCTTGGATAAATCTCTTGTAGCTGGTCTATAATTGTACTCAATAAAACCCCTCCATCAGTATTAACTCGATAGTATTTTACCTATCCTTCCCCAGTTATTATATATATTCGATGAAAATGATATTAATCCTTCAAATGGAGGTGAAGTTATTGTTATAAATAGCCGTTTTTTTGTAAATTAAAACATTTTTTTGAGGAAAATAGACATTTATTGTAAAAATATTATTATACCAATAAAAACTCTCCCCATTTTTTGGAAAGAGCTTTAAGGTATCGTGTATAAATGCTTCATGTTATTTGTTCAGTTCGAATCACGGAAGTCTTCGTCAAAAATAAATAGGATAATGAGACTGACCATGCCAAAGGAGTATTCTTGTTTGGAATATTACTGCCTCCTATATATAATTCGGGTACTTCCCAATTTTCCGGTATGATCATTTTCGTTTTTTCCAGATATTCCTTAACTTTGTTCATCATTCCAAGTTCAAGGTAGCATAATCCTAACCACGGAAGCCCGAAACACCATTCCGCTTCTTGACCGTCATTATAATAAAGGTCCTTTTCATATCTTATACAACCATTTGTTCTTTCTAGGCGCTCTGTGACATTCTTCAATATTTTAAGTGCTATTTCGCGGTCTACCAGCCGATAAGGATAAATTAAGGACAAAAGGGCTAAATCCGTCTCTTTTGAATAACTTTCCCTTGGAAGCAAGAAACGAAGAGTTTCTTCCCCCTTTTTAATCAGTTCTTCCTTGACATTGACCAGCATTTTGACTGAATTCAAACCAGCAACACATGCACCTATGCTTGAAGCGTGGATTTCTATATTTTCTTCCCACATCCCGTTATCTTCCGACTGCCAATATTGCAGGCATTCCAAGTAATTGACCAACTTTTGAACAATTTGTAAATCACGTTGATTTCTCATCACCTTTTTACCATGCCTATATCCTTCACCGACACCCCATAAAAAGGCACCTATCGCATCATTTTGGGCATGGCCCCACTCATCGGGCAGTTCTTTAAGCTCAGTGGAATACCTTGCATGGATATGTTCATATAGAAACTGGGGTTTCTGTTCCGTATGAATATCTATCTTCCACTCATAGGATTGAAATAAGTCGAATAAAGCATGATATGCTTTCTCGTAACGATTGGATGGATCATTTATAAAAGGCAATACTGTATAAACGACATCCCTTATCCATACATAATTATAATCATCGGAAACGCTTGCAGTATATGCGCCATTAGGAAGCCGCATGCGATCAAGAACCTCTAGTGCACCATTTACATTCATTAATTGAGCACCTCCATAGTAATTTGCTTATTCCCATTGTTGACAGACTCCCATTTTCTAAACGTTTGTTGTTTCATTTTCAATTAGAAGCGCTTTCAATTCAGCTAACCAAAACAATTTTTCAGAAGTACATTCACCTTAGTTTATGTACTCACTGCCCTTTTTGATAATCAAGCTTCCAATGTTCTTTAAAAAGCGTCATTTGCCTAACCGAAATGAACGATCTCAAAAAGCTGCCGGTTGGGAAATATGTTCTTTGGGAAATAAAAACCCAGTAATGGCAATCCATTACTGGTTATATCGGCCTAGCATTTAAATGTTTAGTACTTATTAAAAGAAAAATCGTAATATCATCAAGGAAAGCACGCCAATCAAAACCGTACCCAATAGACTTTTCGTAAAAATGGCAACCAGGAAAGCTGGTAAAGCTGCGGTCAAATTCAACGCATTATCTTTAATTGAAAAGACCTGTTCCGATAATAGAAGTTCTTGAGCCAACAACGCCGCCATTACAGCCACTGGCACATGCTTTAGCCAATCGATGCCCCACTTTGGAATCTCCATTTTACTAAGCAATACTAAAGGAACGACTCTAGGTATGAAAGTTACAATCGAAATTCCTACAATGACAGCAAGGATATATCCGCTTATTTCCACCTGCCAATCACCATCCCTATCGTTGAAGCTACAACAGTTGCCACTATGACCCCAGTACTGCCAGGAAAGTAGAAACTTGCTGCAACAACGATTAATATGCTGCTAAAAGCGACTGCAAGATCTATAAAAAAGTCCTTTTTACTTAATATTTGCAAAACTAAAAGGCCGATAAACATCGCTGGCAGGGCGAAGTCCATTCCATATTTTTCGGGATCTGGAATCCATTGGCCAAAGAAACCGCCAGCCATATTTGCAATGAACCAATTTAAATAGGCTGCAAGATTCAGACCAAGCATCCATTTATAATCAAGTTGTTTCCTCTTCTGTGCCATCGTGACGGCCACTCCAAACGTTTCATCAGTTAATAAGGATCCGGTTATCAGGTTTTGTTTCAAACTTTGCTGCCTGAAATATGGAGCCAATGCAGCACTAAGTAATAGATGGCGACTGTTAACAAAAAAAATCGTAAAAATTATGGCCGATACTGGATGACTTGCAGCTATCATCCCCGCAGCTATGAATTGACCAGACCCTGCATAGAGTAAAAGCGACATTAGTGCCACTTCAATCATACTTAATCCTGACGTTTTTTCGACGACCCCTGCAGCAAAACCGATACTTAGGTATCCCAATAATGTAGGAATGCAATCTTTTACTCCTTGCCAAAAGCCTTCCCCATCATTGACCTCGGAAAATCCATCACTTTTCCATTCAGCACTATCCTGACTCATATAATTCCACCCTTGTTTTAATCAATTGCTTTTCAGCTTGCCAAGCAGAATTGGCAACTCACTATATATTTTGATGATCTCTTCCATCGGCATTCTAACTAAACCGCTTGAGGAAGGGGCAACGAATTCAATGGTCTCACTCAATGAAGGTTCTTCTTGCAGCCCCCAAGAGATTTTTCGTAATTGACGATATTCCTGATAGACACCCTTGCCTACAAAACAGACGAGTTTAGGTTTATACTTTGCAATTTTCCTTTTTAATTGCTTCCTTCCTTTTATGTACTCTTCTTTAGTGATTTCGTCCGCACCTTTTGTAGGCCTTGAAACGATATTGGTAAAACCATAACCTAGTTCCAGTAAAGACGAGTCTTCGGTTGGTTCATATTTCCTTGGCGTCAACCCGGACTCGAAGAGGATTTTCCAAAAGCGATTGTTTGGATTCGCATAATGATGGCCAGTCTGGCCTGAACGAATGCTTGGATTGAAACCTACGAACAAAATATCCAAATCTTCCTTTAAATGATCAGAGATGCCTTCCATATTAAAACTCCTTTTAAAATTTGCTATTTAATCATTGTACAAAACTGAAAAATATTTAACTACCTTTTCCGCCATTTTCATAACTTATATCCAAAAACTAAAAACGTTTTGAAAAGAATGAACGATGTTAGCTAAATAGGTGAAAACATGACAAATTGAATATTAAGGCTCTTTTCGTAAAGAATGTCGTTTTTAAAACAAAACGATTTAAGGTTGATTGGAGCGCAAGTGCGAGACTCCTGCGGGAGCAGCGGGACAGGTGAGACCCCACAGGCGTTTACGCCGAGGAGGATCACCGCCCGCCCCGCGGAACGCGAGCATCTGGAGGGGAAATCAACCACACCGCTTTACTTGGTAAATAGCAACAAAGTATGCGAAAACAGCCAAAATTAAAAACCCACCGCTCCTAAAAAATCCCGTTCATGGCTCTTCACGGGAAACACTTCCAAAAATAAAGTTATATAAGGTTTTTAACAGTTTACAAATGCCGCGGTTCCAGTTAGTGAACCGGTAAAAAACATATACAGCCAATTTTCCCAAAGAATATTTCAGTAAATGCAATGGAATTGATAACCGTTCTCTCCCATTCCCCTTCAGTGAAATTATGAAGAAAAATGAATATCCTCT
This window encodes:
- a CDS encoding glucose-1-phosphate adenylyltransferase, with the protein product MGAKKWIAMLLAGGQGSRLGELTIGLAKPAVPFGGKYRIIDFPLSNCTHSGIDTVGVLTQYQPLILNDYVGNGKAWDLDLDVGGVSVLPPYQGKEGGEWYKGTANAVYQNIQYIDNYDPEHVLILSGDHIYKMDYSKMLDYHIEKNAEATIAVIQVPWQEASRFGIMNTNDDDKITQFDEKPKYPKSNLASMGVYLFKWKTLRRYLINDEKDENSSNDFGSNIIPKMLEDRKKLYAYRFNDYWKDVGTVESLWQAHMDLLEDTPNFQLDDQQWKIFARNANHPPQYISPDAEVSQSLINEGCMIHGKIEHSVLSYNVQVGYGSTIKDSVIMPNVTIGENVHIERSIIASNCVIEDGAIVGNSSITSDITLIGENQTIINPNKKKITHS
- the glgB gene encoding 1,4-alpha-glucan branching protein GlgB, translated to MSTIIDQLQEIYPSDFDLYLFHEGTLYESYKMLGAHIVTSLGKEGVRFAVWAPHAKQVSVVGNFNNWNGKDHAMKRIERSGIWVLFVPGLHEGELYKYEIHTPGNKRILKADPYAFYSEVRPNTASVIKSLDNFEWQDSKWIADRKKENIYHKPMSIYEVHPGTWKQKEDGEFYSYRELADRLVDYVIDNSFTHIEIMAIMEHPFDKSWGYQVTGYYSVTSRYGSPEDFKYLINLCHQKGIGVILDWVPAHFCKDAHGLSRFDGTPLYEPIDYTRADRPLWGTYNFDFTKPEVISFLISNVMFWMDVYHIDGIRVDAVSSMVYLNHDNPLPVKLKNQFGGEENLEAIQFLQKLNEVVFKKYPNALMMAEEATDRPLVTSPTDIGGLGFNYKWNMGWTNDILRYMKLETGERPNHHSLLTFSFFYAFSENFVLPFSHDEVVHGKKSLLNKMPGDYWQKFANLRLLFGYFMTHPGKKLLFMGGEFGQFIEWKDEDQLDWLLLEYESHEKLAYYFRTLQDFYRQSSSLWRLDHVQEGFEWIDPNNSKQSIITFMRKGKRKGDYCIVVCNFSAQAHAQYQIGVPSQGKYIEVFSSDSAAFGGSGQINEKPINVKKEPYHNQPFSIEITVPPLGISIFMKQTKKRRGRVNE
- a CDS encoding glycoside hydrolase family 15 protein, whose translation is MNVNGALEVLDRMRLPNGAYTASVSDDYNYVWIRDVVYTVLPFINDPSNRYEKAYHALFDLFQSYEWKIDIHTEQKPQFLYEHIHARYSTELKELPDEWGHAQNDAIGAFLWGVGEGYRHGKKVMRNQRDLQIVQKLVNYLECLQYWQSEDNGMWEENIEIHASSIGACVAGLNSVKMLVNVKEELIKKGEETLRFLLPRESYSKETDLALLSLIYPYRLVDREIALKILKNVTERLERTNGCIRYEKDLYYNDGQEAEWCFGLPWLGLCYLELGMMNKVKEYLEKTKMIIPENWEVPELYIGGSNIPNKNTPLAWSVSLSYLFLTKTSVIRTEQIT
- a CDS encoding AzlD domain-containing protein, with translation MEISGYILAVIVGISIVTFIPRVVPLVLLSKMEIPKWGIDWLKHVPVAVMAALLAQELLLSEQVFSIKDNALNLTAALPAFLVAIFTKSLLGTVLIGVLSLMILRFFF
- a CDS encoding AzlC family ABC transporter permease, encoding MSQDSAEWKSDGFSEVNDGEGFWQGVKDCIPTLLGYLSIGFAAGVVEKTSGLSMIEVALMSLLLYAGSGQFIAAGMIAASHPVSAIIFTIFFVNSRHLLLSAALAPYFRQQSLKQNLITGSLLTDETFGVAVTMAQKRKQLDYKWMLGLNLAAYLNWFIANMAGGFFGQWIPDPEKYGMDFALPAMFIGLLVLQILSKKDFFIDLAVAFSSILIVVAASFYFPGSTGVIVATVVASTIGMVIGRWK
- a CDS encoding mismatch-specific DNA-glycosylase, which produces MEGISDHLKEDLDILFVGFNPSIRSGQTGHHYANPNNRFWKILFESGLTPRKYEPTEDSSLLELGYGFTNIVSRPTKGADEITKEEYIKGRKQLKRKIAKYKPKLVCFVGKGVYQEYRQLRKISWGLQEEPSLSETIEFVAPSSSGLVRMPMEEIIKIYSELPILLGKLKSN